In the genome of Polaribacter atrinae, one region contains:
- a CDS encoding acyl-CoA thioesterase, with amino-acid sequence MNKQYKHIKESQVKIMELMKPSNSNFSGKIHGGYILNLMDQIAFACASKHSGNYCVTASVNKVDFLNPIEVGELVTMKASINFTGRTSMVVGLRVDSENIRTGETKHCNSSYFTMVAKDDDGKSTPVPGIILTTKDEVRRFARSITRQSEGRNRTSRFNSKVFKVDEYIHLLEESNAKIELK; translated from the coding sequence ATGAATAAACAATATAAACATATTAAAGAATCACAAGTAAAAATTATGGAGTTGATGAAACCATCTAACTCTAATTTTAGTGGTAAAATTCATGGAGGTTATATTTTAAACTTAATGGATCAGATTGCATTTGCTTGTGCTTCTAAACACTCTGGAAATTATTGTGTAACTGCTTCTGTAAATAAGGTAGATTTTTTAAATCCTATTGAAGTTGGAGAATTGGTAACCATGAAAGCGTCTATCAATTTTACGGGTAGAACATCTATGGTTGTTGGTTTACGTGTCGATTCTGAAAACATTAGAACCGGAGAAACAAAACATTGTAACTCTTCTTATTTTACCATGGTTGCAAAAGATGATGACGGAAAAAGTACTCCTGTTCCTGGTATTATCTTAACGACTAAAGATGAAGTAAGACGTTTTGCTAGAAGTATTACGAGGCAAAGTGAAGGACGAAATAGAACTTCTAGATTTAATAGTAAAGTATTTAAAGTAGATGAGTACATACATCTATTAGAAGAAAGCAATGCTAAAATTGAATTAAAATAA
- a CDS encoding bifunctional metallophosphatase/5'-nucleotidase, with protein MKFTKSLLYFLSILFLASCNKDDQKIDFTFLQLNDVYEIAPIQGGEYGGMARVETVHQELLQENPNTMLFMAGDFLNPSLLGTIKVDGERVRGKQMVEVMNAMNFDLVAFGNHEFDIPLEDLQKRLNESNFPWISANVKLKTKEAAIPFYKEVNGHKEHVGETFVKEFSDADGTKIKVGFISVCIPSNPKEFVEYGNMFVKARSSYAAIKDSVDVVFGLTHVKINNDKRIAKLIPNLPLIMGGHEHTNSYDTVGDVIIAKADANAKTVYVHRISYDKKTKKTIVKSELKEINATIKSDEKVGEIVNKWQTILTAKIKEVIKNPDEVIFEAKTPLDGRDTPIRSTQTNLGVLITKAMSFGYKDEVDCALVNGGSIRIDDQLSGHITAVDIFRVLPYGGEVLKVEIKGRLLKRVLDYGVLAAGNGAYLQRYNAEKVGDTWMIKNQKLDINKTYTVAFSDYLLKGFDIPFLSEENKEVLSIYTPKAEELSFDIRKAVIAYLKSL; from the coding sequence ATGAAATTCACAAAATCACTTCTATACTTTTTATCAATCTTATTTTTAGCATCTTGTAATAAAGATGATCAGAAAATTGATTTTACTTTTCTACAATTAAATGATGTGTACGAGATTGCACCGATACAAGGAGGGGAATATGGTGGTATGGCAAGAGTAGAAACTGTGCATCAAGAATTATTGCAAGAAAACCCAAATACGATGCTTTTTATGGCGGGAGATTTTTTAAATCCGTCTTTACTAGGAACCATAAAAGTAGACGGAGAAAGAGTACGAGGAAAACAAATGGTTGAGGTAATGAATGCTATGAATTTCGATTTGGTAGCGTTTGGTAATCATGAGTTTGATATTCCGCTAGAGGATCTTCAGAAAAGATTAAATGAAAGTAATTTTCCTTGGATTTCTGCCAACGTAAAACTAAAAACAAAAGAAGCTGCTATTCCTTTTTACAAAGAAGTAAATGGTCATAAAGAACATGTAGGGGAAACATTTGTTAAAGAATTTTCTGATGCTGATGGAACAAAGATTAAAGTAGGTTTTATAAGTGTTTGCATTCCGTCTAACCCAAAAGAGTTTGTAGAATATGGTAATATGTTTGTAAAAGCAAGAAGTTCTTATGCAGCTATTAAAGATTCTGTAGATGTTGTTTTTGGTTTAACACACGTTAAAATTAATAATGATAAAAGAATTGCAAAGTTAATACCAAATTTACCGCTAATTATGGGTGGTCATGAACACACCAATTCTTATGATACGGTAGGAGATGTAATTATAGCAAAAGCAGATGCTAATGCAAAAACAGTATATGTACATAGAATTTCTTATGATAAGAAAACAAAGAAAACGATTGTAAAATCTGAATTAAAAGAAATTAATGCAACGATAAAATCGGATGAAAAAGTAGGAGAAATCGTTAACAAATGGCAAACTATTTTAACTGCAAAAATTAAAGAAGTTATTAAGAATCCGGATGAAGTTATTTTTGAAGCTAAAACACCTTTAGACGGTAGAGATACACCAATTAGAAGTACCCAAACAAATTTAGGTGTACTGATTACAAAAGCGATGTCTTTTGGGTATAAAGATGAGGTAGATTGTGCGTTGGTTAATGGTGGTTCTATAAGAATAGATGATCAACTAAGTGGGCATATTACCGCAGTAGATATTTTTAGAGTGTTGCCTTACGGAGGCGAAGTTTTAAAAGTAGAAATTAAAGGAAGATTATTAAAAAGAGTGTTAGATTATGGGGTTTTGGCTGCAGGAAATGGCGCTTATTTACAACGCTATAATGCAGAAAAAGTAGGGGATACTTGGATGATTAAAAACCAAAAGTTAGACATCAACAAAACGTATACGGTTGCTTTTTCTGACTATTTATTAAAAGGGTTTGATATTCCTTTTTTATCCGAAGAAAACAAAGAAGTGCTTTCTATTTATACACCTAAAGCAGAAGAGCTAAGTTTTGATATTAGAAAAGCAGTAATAGCATATTTAAAATCATTGTAG
- the guaB gene encoding IMP dehydrogenase, producing MTAHDNKILGEGLTYDDVLLVPAFSEVLPREVSIQTKFTRNITINVPIASAAMDTVTESALAIAIAREGGIGVLHKNMTIEQQAKEVRKVKRAESGMILDPVTLPLTAVVSEAKANMKEHGIGGIPIVDDNGILKGIVTNRDLRFEHNGQRPIVEVMTSENLVTASVGTSLGDAEKILQNYKIEKLLIVDEDYKLKGLITFRDITKVTQKPIANKDSFGRLRVAAALGVTGDAVDRAEALVNAGVDAVIIDTAHGHTKGVVMVLKAVKAKFPNLDVVVGNIATGSAAKYLVEAGADAVKVGIGPGSICTTRIVAGVGFPQFSAVLEVAAAIKGSGVPVIADGGIRYTGDIPKAIAAGADSVMLGSLLAGTKESPGETIIYEGRKFKSYRGMGSVEAMKKGSKDRYFQDVEDDIKKLVPEGIVGRVPYKGELAESIHQFIGGLRAGMGYCGAKDVETLKETGRFVRITASGINESHPHDVVITKESPNYSRR from the coding sequence ATGACAGCACACGACAACAAAATTTTAGGAGAAGGATTAACATATGACGACGTTCTTTTAGTCCCAGCCTTTTCTGAAGTACTTCCAAGAGAAGTAAGCATTCAAACAAAATTTACTAGAAATATTACAATCAACGTTCCTATTGCATCTGCTGCTATGGATACCGTTACAGAATCTGCATTGGCAATTGCTATTGCAAGAGAAGGTGGTATTGGTGTTTTACATAAAAATATGACTATTGAGCAACAAGCGAAAGAAGTTAGAAAAGTAAAACGTGCAGAAAGCGGAATGATATTAGATCCGGTAACTTTGCCTTTAACGGCTGTTGTTTCTGAAGCGAAGGCAAACATGAAAGAACATGGTATTGGAGGAATTCCTATTGTAGATGACAATGGTATCTTAAAAGGAATTGTTACAAATAGAGATTTACGTTTTGAGCATAATGGGCAAAGACCAATTGTAGAAGTAATGACTAGCGAAAATCTAGTAACTGCTTCTGTAGGAACTTCTTTAGGTGATGCCGAAAAAATTCTTCAGAATTATAAAATAGAAAAACTTTTAATTGTTGATGAAGATTACAAATTAAAAGGATTAATTACATTTAGAGATATTACCAAAGTAACTCAAAAGCCAATTGCTAACAAAGATTCTTTTGGTAGATTAAGAGTTGCAGCTGCGTTAGGTGTTACTGGTGATGCTGTAGATAGAGCAGAAGCTTTAGTAAATGCAGGTGTAGATGCTGTAATTATAGATACTGCCCATGGTCATACTAAAGGTGTGGTAATGGTTTTAAAAGCAGTAAAAGCAAAGTTTCCAAACTTAGATGTGGTTGTTGGTAATATAGCAACTGGTTCAGCAGCTAAATATTTAGTAGAAGCAGGAGCAGATGCCGTAAAAGTTGGTATTGGTCCAGGTTCTATTTGTACTACAAGAATTGTTGCAGGAGTTGGTTTTCCTCAATTTTCTGCAGTTTTAGAAGTTGCCGCAGCTATTAAAGGTAGTGGAGTACCAGTTATTGCAGATGGTGGAATTCGTTATACAGGAGATATTCCTAAAGCAATTGCAGCCGGTGCAGATTCTGTAATGTTAGGTTCTTTATTGGCCGGAACAAAAGAATCTCCAGGAGAAACCATTATTTACGAAGGAAGAAAATTCAAATCTTATAGAGGGATGGGATCTGTAGAAGCAATGAAAAAAGGTTCTAAAGACAGATATTTCCAAGATGTAGAAGATGATATTAAAAAATTAGTTCCAGAAGGTATTGTAGGTCGTGTTCCTTATAAAGGAGAATTAGCGGAAAGTATTCACCAATTTATTGGAGGTTTACGTGCAGGTATGGGATACTGTGGTGCTAAAGATGTAGAAACATTAAAAGAAACAGGACGATTTGTAAGAATTACCGCAAGCGGAATTAATGAAAGTCATCCTCATGATGTTGTTATTACTAAAGAATCTCCTAATTATAGTAGAAGATAA